One genomic segment of Impatiens glandulifera chromosome 6, dImpGla2.1, whole genome shotgun sequence includes these proteins:
- the LOC124942221 gene encoding uncharacterized protein LOC124942221 isoform X1: MNNNLLKKEEEDFKRKIELEAEERKLEETLEYQRRIEDEAKQKHLAIQHKKLNTVVSGQLTGDDQSMIDPLSKQENGFPDDFLHTTINYVDKTMPRIGNSQSSLHMKDNQDRAVEVIDNNGSLLHTNANQDYFSSTAGLPNGDVLEAGLSHSDHPMKSDQRIGRRGRQHKSSAKLADTKFQELSSDKENIEVGLVRTMDSQRSDRDLPSMGDNATKTLRQLKAEEDDEERFQADLKRAVRQSLDAFHANQRFPLADSSRMFQDTLLSKVEVTYDSSKECHNWRWRDLCFWYSRCGI; this comes from the exons ATGAATAATAATCTTCTTAAAAAGGAAGAGGAGGACTTTAAGCGAAAAATCGAGCTTGAAGCTGAGGAACGGAAACTTGAGGAAACTCTGGAATATCAAAGAAGAATAGAAGACGAGGCTAAGCAGAAACACCTTGCTATACAGCATAAGAAATTAAACACAGTTGTATCAGGACAACTCACTGGTGATGATCAATCCATGATTGATCCATTAAGTAAGCAG GAAAATGGATTTCCAGATGATTTTCTTCATACCACTATCAATTATGTTGATAAGACCATGCCAAGGATAGGTAATTCCCAAAGCAGCCTTCATATGAAGGACAATCAAG ATAGGGCGGTGGAAGTGATTGATAACAATGGCAGTTTGCTTCATACAAATGCTAATCAAG ACTATTTCTCTTCTACTGCAGGCTTGCCTAATGGTGATGTTTTAGAAGCTGGTCTTTCACATTCTGACCATCCCATGAAAAGTGATCAGAGGATAGGAAGGAGAGGTAGGCAGCACAAGAGTTCTGCAAAGTTGGCAGACACAAAGTTCCAAGAATTGTCTTCTGACAAGGAAAATATTGAAGTTGGACTTGTTCGAACCATGGATAGTCAGCGTAGTGATAGAG ATCTTCCTTCCATGGGAGACAATGCAACAAAGACTTTGCGGCAGCTAAAAGCTGAGGAGGATGATGAAGAACGATTCCAAGCTGACCTTAAAAGGGCTGTACGCCAAAGCCTTG ATGCATTTCATGCCAACCAGAGGTTTCCCTTGGCAGACAGTTCAAGAATGTTCCAGGACACACTGTTATCTAAGGTGGAGGTCACATATGATTCATCTAAAGAATGCCACAACTGGAGATGGCGAGATTTATGTTTTTGGTACAG TCGATGTGGCATCTAA
- the LOC124942221 gene encoding uncharacterized protein LOC124942221 isoform X3 has translation MNNNLLKKEEEDFKRKIELEAEERKLEETLEYQRRIEDEAKQKHLAIQHKKLNTVVSGQLTGDDQSMIDPLSKQENGFPDDFLHTTINYVDKTMPRIGNSQSSLHMKDNQDRAVEVIDNNGSLLHTNANQDYFSSTAGLPNGDVLEAGLSHSDHPMKSDQRIGRRGRQHKSSAKLADTKFQELSSDKENIEVGLVRTMDSQRSDRDLPSMGDNATKTLRQLKAEEDDEERFQADLKRAVRQSLDSSRMFQDTLLSKVEVTYDSSKECHNWRWRDLCFWYSRCGI, from the exons ATGAATAATAATCTTCTTAAAAAGGAAGAGGAGGACTTTAAGCGAAAAATCGAGCTTGAAGCTGAGGAACGGAAACTTGAGGAAACTCTGGAATATCAAAGAAGAATAGAAGACGAGGCTAAGCAGAAACACCTTGCTATACAGCATAAGAAATTAAACACAGTTGTATCAGGACAACTCACTGGTGATGATCAATCCATGATTGATCCATTAAGTAAGCAG GAAAATGGATTTCCAGATGATTTTCTTCATACCACTATCAATTATGTTGATAAGACCATGCCAAGGATAGGTAATTCCCAAAGCAGCCTTCATATGAAGGACAATCAAG ATAGGGCGGTGGAAGTGATTGATAACAATGGCAGTTTGCTTCATACAAATGCTAATCAAG ACTATTTCTCTTCTACTGCAGGCTTGCCTAATGGTGATGTTTTAGAAGCTGGTCTTTCACATTCTGACCATCCCATGAAAAGTGATCAGAGGATAGGAAGGAGAGGTAGGCAGCACAAGAGTTCTGCAAAGTTGGCAGACACAAAGTTCCAAGAATTGTCTTCTGACAAGGAAAATATTGAAGTTGGACTTGTTCGAACCATGGATAGTCAGCGTAGTGATAGAG ATCTTCCTTCCATGGGAGACAATGCAACAAAGACTTTGCGGCAGCTAAAAGCTGAGGAGGATGATGAAGAACGATTCCAAGCTGACCTTAAAAGGGCTGTACGCCAAAGCCTTG ACAGTTCAAGAATGTTCCAGGACACACTGTTATCTAAGGTGGAGGTCACATATGATTCATCTAAAGAATGCCACAACTGGAGATGGCGAGATTTATGTTTTTGGTACAG TCGATGTGGCATCTAA
- the LOC124941798 gene encoding scarecrow-like protein 11 — protein sequence MNRYESLYFDVNPAIQGMFSSNYCSLSPRGNFSSDMLKYINNVLMEEDDLEDKACPPIHDSTLTAAEQSLCDVLYDRQPLLHHSSFNSQNSSNLFEPSMVSDLNSCQSNHVWLPLVDDKLPEFQYGMISNSESSFNLMEGDFRVSCNKDRLVTHGESVDVEINSYRGKRVLLPENLIRVRKTLDREEEDEMEEMRCNKMLASSSATQEELILHDMFDKMLVLWGGENDCSPVNETLKSIYSRKGSSKREAVDTRSLLIQCVQAIGCNDQNCAIKLLKQIRHRCSLVGDGTQRLAHYFANALEARLANSGFPGYKNVVEKDKTFSDTAVIKALELFLSKFPTVVTSYLFASDMIISLNDNKSTSIHILHFGIVHGLQWLPFIQTLSGRVGGPPKLRITGIDIPQSGFRPAARVEETGRRLASYCERFGVPFEYNAIAAKWETLSVSDFKIKEDETVVVNCLYQFMYLQDDTVSKDSPRDAVLKLIRTINPDLFIHGVLNGAFSSPFFVSRFRDALFHFSAFFDMYDAIVERDNQERLILERELLGKEILNVVACEGLERIVRPETVKQWQSRTLRAGFKQVPVGKGTVKKLKSMVISNYHKDFMIEVSNQWVLQGWKGRVLFALSCWKPA from the coding sequence ATGAATAGATACGAATCATTATACTTTGATGTTAATCCCGCAATTCAGGGTATGTTCAGTTCAAATTATTGCAGTTTATCCCCCAGAGGAAATTTCTCCTCTGACATGCTCAAATACATAAACAACGTACTAATGGAGGAGGACGATTTAGAGGATAAAGCTTGCCCGCCGATCCATGATTCCACACTAACTGCAGCAGAGCAATCCTTGTGCGATGTACTTTATGACAGGCAACCTCTCTTGCACCATAGTAGTTTTAACTCTCAAAACAGTAGCAACCTTTTTGAACCCAGTATGGTTAGTGATCTCAATTCATGTCAATCCAATCATGTATGGCTTCCTCTGGTCGATGATAAACTGCCTGAATTTCAATATGGAATGATTTCCAATAGTGAATCGTCGTTTAATTTAATGGAAGGAGATTTTAGGGTTTCTTGCAATAAAGATAGATTGGTTACTCATGGTGAATCTGTAGATGTAGAAATCAACTCTTATAGAGGGAAGCGAGTATTATTGCCAGAAAACTTGATTAGGGTTAGAAAAACACTCGACCgagaagaggaagatgaaaTGGAAGAAATGAGGTGTAATAAGATGTTGGCTTCAAGCTCTGCTACTCAGGAAGAGTTAATATTGCATGATATGTTTGACAAGATGCTAGTCCTATGGGGTGGGGAAAATGATTGTTCACCTGTGAATGAAACTTTAAAGTCAATCTATAGTAGAAAAGGATCAAGCAAAAGGGAAGCTGTTGATACAAGAAGTCTCTTAATTCAATGTGTTCAGGCTATTGGATGCAATGATCAAAATTGTGCGATTAAACTTCTTAAGCAGATAAGACATCGGTGTTCTTTAGTAGGTGATGGAACCCAGCGGCTGGCTCATTATTTTGCAAACGCCCTGGAAGCCCGTTTGGCCAATTCGGGTTTCCCAGGATACAAGAATGTAGTTGAGAAAGATAAGACATTTTCTGATACAGCAGTAATAAAAGCTCTTGAACTGTTTCTATCGAAATTCCCTACTGTGGTAACATCTTATCTTTTTGCAAGCGATATGATTATCAGCTTAAACGATAATAAATCAACTAGCATTCACATTCTTCATTTTGGGATTGTCCACGGCCTTCAATGGCTTCCCTTTATTCAAACACTCTCAGGAAGAGTTGGCGGACCTCCAAAGCTTCGAATAACTGGAATAGACATTCCTCAATCCGGTTTTCGACCAGCTGCAAGGGTAGAAGAGACAGGACGACGTCTGGCTAGCTATTGCGAAAGATTCGGTGTTCCATTTGAGTACAATGCTATCGCAGCGAAATGGGAAACATTAAGCGTTTCTGATTTCAAAATTAAGGAAGATGAAACAGTTGTTGTCAATTGTTTGTACCAGTTTATGTACTTACAAGACGACACAGTTTCTAAAGACAGTCCAAGGGATGCGGTTCTCAAGTTGATTAGAACAATCAATCCTGATCTTTTCATCCATGGAGTATTAAACGGAGCATTCAGCTCCCCATTCTTTGTGTCGCGCTTTCGTGATGCGCTTTTCCATTTTTCTGCGTTTTTTGATATGTATGATGCTATTGTAGAAAGGGATAACCAGGAGAGGTTGATTTTGGAGAGGGAGCTTTTGGGGAAAGAAATACTGAATGTTGTGGCTTGCGAAGGATTGGAGAGGATTGTGAGGCCGGAGACTGTTAAGCAGTGGCAATCGAGGACTTTGAGGGCTGGTTTCAAACAGGTTCCTGTTGGGAAAGGGACTGTTAAGAAATTGAAATCTATGGTGATTTCGAATTACCATAAAGATTTTATGATTGAAGTTTCTAATCAATGGGTTTTACAGGGTTGGAAAGGACGAGTGCTTTTTGCACTTTCTTGTTGGAAACCTGCTTAA
- the LOC124942221 gene encoding uncharacterized protein LOC124942221 isoform X2 has protein sequence MNNNLLKKEEEDFKRKIELEAEERKLEETLEYQRRIEDEAKQKHLAIQHKKLNTVVSGQLTGDDQSMIDPLSKQENGFPDDFLHTTINYVDKTMPRIGNSQSSLHMKDNQDRAVEVIDNNGSLLHTNANQGLPNGDVLEAGLSHSDHPMKSDQRIGRRGRQHKSSAKLADTKFQELSSDKENIEVGLVRTMDSQRSDRDLPSMGDNATKTLRQLKAEEDDEERFQADLKRAVRQSLDAFHANQRFPLADSSRMFQDTLLSKVEVTYDSSKECHNWRWRDLCFWYSRCGI, from the exons ATGAATAATAATCTTCTTAAAAAGGAAGAGGAGGACTTTAAGCGAAAAATCGAGCTTGAAGCTGAGGAACGGAAACTTGAGGAAACTCTGGAATATCAAAGAAGAATAGAAGACGAGGCTAAGCAGAAACACCTTGCTATACAGCATAAGAAATTAAACACAGTTGTATCAGGACAACTCACTGGTGATGATCAATCCATGATTGATCCATTAAGTAAGCAG GAAAATGGATTTCCAGATGATTTTCTTCATACCACTATCAATTATGTTGATAAGACCATGCCAAGGATAGGTAATTCCCAAAGCAGCCTTCATATGAAGGACAATCAAG ATAGGGCGGTGGAAGTGATTGATAACAATGGCAGTTTGCTTCATACAAATGCTAATCAAG GCTTGCCTAATGGTGATGTTTTAGAAGCTGGTCTTTCACATTCTGACCATCCCATGAAAAGTGATCAGAGGATAGGAAGGAGAGGTAGGCAGCACAAGAGTTCTGCAAAGTTGGCAGACACAAAGTTCCAAGAATTGTCTTCTGACAAGGAAAATATTGAAGTTGGACTTGTTCGAACCATGGATAGTCAGCGTAGTGATAGAG ATCTTCCTTCCATGGGAGACAATGCAACAAAGACTTTGCGGCAGCTAAAAGCTGAGGAGGATGATGAAGAACGATTCCAAGCTGACCTTAAAAGGGCTGTACGCCAAAGCCTTG ATGCATTTCATGCCAACCAGAGGTTTCCCTTGGCAGACAGTTCAAGAATGTTCCAGGACACACTGTTATCTAAGGTGGAGGTCACATATGATTCATCTAAAGAATGCCACAACTGGAGATGGCGAGATTTATGTTTTTGGTACAG TCGATGTGGCATCTAA